The following coding sequences lie in one Desulfovibrio aminophilus DSM 12254 genomic window:
- a CDS encoding adenylate kinase: MNILIFGPNGSGKGTQGALVKEKYKLDHIESGAIFRKHIGGGTELGKKAKEYIDRGELVPDDITIPMVLDVLKGSGAKGWLLDGFPRSIVQAQKLWDALQAAGVKLDYVIEILLPRQVAKNRIMGRRLCANDNNHPNNIFIDAIKPNGDTCRVCGGALTARGDDQDEKAIDKRHDIYYDTTTGTLAAAYFYKDLAKAGKTKYIELNGEGSIGSIKDTLLAQLA, from the coding sequence GTGAACATTCTCATTTTTGGCCCCAACGGCAGCGGCAAGGGCACCCAGGGCGCCCTCGTGAAAGAAAAATACAAGCTCGACCACATCGAGTCCGGCGCCATCTTCCGCAAGCACATCGGCGGCGGCACCGAGCTTGGCAAGAAGGCCAAGGAGTACATCGACCGCGGTGAGCTGGTGCCCGACGACATCACCATCCCCATGGTTCTCGACGTGCTCAAGGGCTCCGGCGCCAAAGGCTGGCTTCTGGACGGCTTCCCCCGCTCCATCGTGCAGGCCCAGAAGCTGTGGGACGCGCTGCAGGCCGCCGGTGTGAAGCTGGACTACGTGATCGAGATTCTGCTGCCCCGCCAGGTGGCCAAGAACCGGATCATGGGCCGCCGCCTGTGCGCCAATGACAACAACCATCCGAACAACATCTTCATCGACGCCATCAAGCCCAACGGCGATACGTGCCGGGTCTGCGGCGGCGCCCTCACGGCCCGCGGCGACGACCAGGACGAGAAGGCCATCGACAAGCGTCACGACATCTACTACGACACCACGACCGGCACACTGGCCGCAGCCTACTTCTACAAGGATCTGGCCAAGGCCGGCAAGACCAAGTATATTGAGCTGAACGGCGAGGGTTCCATCGGCTCCATCAAGGACACCCTCCTGGCTCAGCTGGCCTAG
- a CDS encoding LysR family transcriptional regulator, with the protein MDIRQLRTFLEAARRASFKRAAQAVHLAQSSVSAQLRALEEELGSPLFERRPRRVTLTATGEALLPYAERIVALAEEALAALSPAAEPRGKLTICSSESLAGHRLPEILRRYRLRHPQVRLVLKPASYEEIKTYLDEDRADLAFVIGGPVREERFQSETLLLEHMVLALPPGHRLAGRAALRARDLNDETIIFTGPRCSYRLAFERSLAACGNQPASWMEFSNVEAIKRCVASGLGVALLPAICLENERRTGDITTVPWKEKDFSVLTQMVRRKERWVSPALAAFMDTAREVLGPTE; encoded by the coding sequence GTGGACATCCGTCAGCTCAGGACCTTTCTCGAAGCCGCTCGACGCGCCAGTTTCAAACGCGCTGCCCAGGCCGTGCATCTGGCCCAGTCCTCGGTCTCGGCGCAGCTTCGAGCCCTGGAGGAAGAATTGGGGTCGCCGCTGTTCGAGCGCCGCCCACGGCGTGTGACGCTGACCGCCACGGGGGAGGCGTTGCTGCCCTATGCGGAGCGCATCGTGGCCCTGGCCGAGGAGGCCCTGGCCGCACTGAGCCCGGCTGCGGAACCGCGCGGCAAGTTGACCATCTGTTCTTCGGAGTCCCTGGCCGGACATCGGCTGCCCGAAATCCTGCGCCGCTACCGCCTGCGCCATCCCCAGGTGCGCCTCGTGCTCAAACCGGCCAGCTACGAGGAGATCAAGACCTACCTAGACGAGGACCGGGCGGACCTCGCCTTCGTCATCGGCGGGCCGGTGCGGGAGGAGCGCTTCCAAAGCGAGACACTCCTACTCGAACACATGGTCCTTGCCCTGCCGCCTGGACACCGGCTGGCCGGACGCGCCGCACTGCGGGCCCGAGACCTGAACGACGAGACCATCATCTTCACCGGGCCGCGTTGCAGCTACCGGCTGGCCTTTGAACGCAGCCTGGCCGCCTGCGGCAACCAACCCGCTTCCTGGATGGAGTTCTCCAACGTGGAGGCCATCAAACGCTGCGTGGCCTCCGGGCTGGGCGTGGCCCTGCTTCCGGCCATCTGCCTGGAGAACGAACGACGCACTGGAGACATCACGACCGTGCCGTGGAAGGAAAAGGACTTCTCCGTCCTGACGCAAATGGTCCGGCGCAAGGAACGCTGGGTCTCCCCGGCCCTGGCCGCGTTCATGGATACGGCCAGGGAAGTGCTCGGTCCGACGGAATGA